In Podarcis muralis chromosome 7, rPodMur119.hap1.1, whole genome shotgun sequence, the genomic stretch AGAAGATGATGGTGCCGCCCCTGTAGGAGTGACAGAAACGACACTGAATCCAAATGTTTATGTGCACCCCAACTATCCCAAAGTGAATTTATGGGACCTGCCAGGAATTGGATCCCCAGATTTTTCACCAGACAGTTACCTTCAGAAGGTGGATTTCCTCCGCTATGACTTCTTTATCATTGTTGGCTCAGAGAGATTCCGATCCAACCTCATTAACCTAGCTCAGGCGATCCAGAAGATGGAGAAGAAGTGTTATTTTGTGCGCTCCAAAGTAGATTCAGATCTATCCAACATGGAAAAGTCTTACCCAaataccttcaatgcagaggaAGTGCTTGAAAAGATGAGGAATGAATTCAAGAAGCAGCTTAAGAAGTGCTTCAGGAACACCATCCCTCAAGTCTTTTTGATCTCCTCCTGGGACCTTGCCAAGTATGACTTCCCCCGACTGGTGGAGACCTTGGAGAAAGATCTGCCCAGCCTGAAGAGACTTGCATTCCTGCTCAGCCTCCCCAACTTTTCCCCTGAATTcacagaaaagaagaaatctgAGCTGAAGAGCCAGCTGTGGAAAATATCCCTGATGTCTGCTGGCATCAATGCTtttcccattcccattcccattcccattccaGACCTTCCTCGGCTTTATGTTGAGTCCTTCTTGGTTAAGTCCATGGTTGACTTTTACAAGACGTTTGAGCTGGATGATGACTCCTTAGCTAGGCGGGCCAGATTGGCCAGGAAGCCTGTTGAGGAACTGAAGGCCGTGATGAAGTCTCCTCAGGAGAAAGAAATTACCAACGATCTGGTTATAAAACTAATAACCAATTGTGAAAAAGGATTATCCTGGCCTTCCCTAGTTAGAAGCTTGGTAGCAGCAGGGGTGTCTTTTGTCATCACTTATTGGATGCTGTCGAGCTTCCTGGATAATCTAGCTGATGATGCTGAAAGGGTTCGAAAGAAAGCCCTGGAACCCATAGCCCTAGGCAGAGcacccttctcttcttcctttctgggggtgggggataattggcttatttttgttcttgtttttattacgtgttttgtgtttttatgtattttatccTTGCTGATTCAGGCAGTTATGATTTAGTCAAGGTTTCTCGTCCTCATCCATATTATAATGTTTTTATGTTATTAACCTCATTTATCTTATTTTCTGTGATGCTCAATTAAGTTCCACAGGTAAAGGAAAGGAATTTGCTATGTGCCTGAAGATTCATCCTTGAACACTGAATTTTTTGTGTTGATATGAAGGGGGGCTAATTTTGTCATAAAGGTAACTGAGACGATAAACTGGATTTCTGTTTCATAGAACTTGAGCTTAAATTTCCCCTCTGAACAAAGCAAAAGTGTCACAGTGCccgctctcctctcccccttttacTTTCAAAATGCTTTGCTGACACTAATGCAGCAGCTCCTGTATTCTCCCTTGCTTTGCGGAAGAGGGTCATCTCTCAAAGGGGGACACATTCTGGGTTAGGTGGCTGGGGAGATTTGCCTGTACCACAGGGGCTAGATATTGTTTTAAAACATGGTTAAAAGTTCAAAATTAATAAAGAAAGGACTTGCTACTATTTTGAACTTCTTGTTATGGCATCTTTTAAAAACATGAGTCTTGTTGCCTCAGGGTTGTTCAGTCTGAGGATAGTAGAGCCTACAGACTATTTGGGCTAGGAGGGATTTTGTGAGCCTGGGttttgcatgtttgtgtgtgtgcggtaTTGCTTTTTTGGTTAAAATTGTTGAAACCCATGATTTGCAGGCAGCTTGGGAAGTTTGCAGTTAGACTCTCCACCACATGGGAAGGCAGAACATGAAAGGAATCCGGCCAGAGATAAGGAGACCCAGCAACAGGCCAGTGATTGGCTGAGTTCCTTATATAGGCATGACCTATAACACTGATGTGTTGGAGAGTGTTAGTGTGGTGTGGTTCGTTCTGAGGAGTTGCTGAGAATGACAAGTTTTGTTGTAAATAAGTAACTTGTGAATAGGCTTGTATGTTTGCTGCTGTAAAGAATAAAAGAACAAGTATCAAGTTACTAGTCAGCGGTGTTCCTGCTGGTTGTCCAGCTGGACAATCTCAAGAGTTGCTCAACAATTGCTGCGGTACTCTGCTATACTCGGCTAAGCTGTGCAACAGGCGAAAGCACTTTAAAGGTTCAGATGGTTTCCAAAAGTTTTAACAAAAACACACTGGAACATAATGGTCATGGCCCACTGCAGCAGCTCAGGAAGATGCATGGCTGGTAGTTGACACTTTATTGGCCAGAGAAACACTGACAGCAGCTCCCACAGGGCGACTTCTTCTGCATGGAAGCCACTGCTGCTCATtcctcttcaagcccctcctggtacTAGGAGATGGCGGAGCAGGGGAAGGCGGGGAGTCAACTGGCCCACCCCTTCTTCCTCCACATCATCCTGCCctaactcttcttcctcctctaccTGGTGTGGCTGCTGCCTGCCGGGTGGCTCCCAGCTCCATAAACCAGTGGCTCCCTTTCCCGGGTCAGCCTCCTGGCCCCCTGTCTTTGCCCTATTCACAATCCCTGACATCTATTCTCTGAGGAAGAATCAACCCAAGAcgttttgttgcctgaggtggaCAAGATGGCTGCTGCCCCTCCCTCCATTCCAGGAGCAGAAAGCAACTGGATCAGCCATGGAATGACTTTAGAACACTGGCAATGGAGCCCTGTCCTCTCCTCACATGAGGGAAATGGCCTTGGGGGACTTAGGCAGGCTGTTTCCAAAGGGGTAGCCATGTCAGTTTGTTGAAGCAAAACCAGCAAAGGcaggccctccaaatgttcctattttccagggacgtccctgatttagaaaagccgtcctggtttctgatttttccttaggatgtccctattttcattggagaaatgttggagggtctggagttatctGATCCCTAAGCCGCCTGAAGGCAATCTTATATCgggaagttattttaaaatgtttaatgttttattattattttatatttgttggtagctgcccagagtggctggggcaacccagtaaaatgtgtggggctaaaaatagtaaaattatcattatggaatgggacgtccctgttttcactggagaaatttggagggtatgcaaaggGTCTCATGGCATCTTTAAAGAGGAGAGTGGCTAGCGGGGATCCTCAGGGGAAATGGTTAGAGATAGCCACCACCACTGGGCTTCCTCCAATACGCACACTCTCAGCACCTGCTACCTGATGCAGCTGATTCACACTGGCTAATAGCAGAGCTGGCCCTGTTGGGCTAGACTAAGAAAATGGCAACACCCAGTGACAGAACATGGAACAAGCCTTCCTGAAGATTGAGGTTGGGTGGCTTTGTGGAGCCCCCTGCTCAAGCAGCCACTCCTTCAAATTTCATCATGCTGGGGGTAGCACTAACATTGATCTATGGGCCTGTTCTATCCAGACCTAAATGAATTTGTGTGAAGGCCAGGGCTGAAGAGTTAAGGGAGTGAATGCCACATGAAATGCCATTCCCTCACTGAAACAGGTTGCATCATTTTGACCCCCCACAATGAAACAAATGGTTGAAACTCCCCATTGTCGCCCACGAATAGAGTGGTAAATTGTGGGTGGGgtggtttaaaaaggtaaaggtaaaaggacccctgaccattaggtccagtcgtgaccgactctcgggttgcggcgctcatctcgctttattggccgagggagccggtgtacagcttccaggtcatgtggccagcatgactaagctgcttctggcgaaccagagcaatgcatggaaacgccgtttaccttctcgccggagtggtacctatttatctacttgcactttgacgtgctttcgaactgataggttggcaggagcagggaccgagcaacaggaactcatcccatcacggggattcgaaccgctgaccttctgatcgacaagtcctaggctctgtggtttaacccacagcgccacccgcgtctctacaTGGGTGGTTTAGTTCTGTCCTAATCCCACGGTATAGTAGTATTTCACCTCAGCCTTCCCAAAGCAAGTAATGcttcagaggttttggactacaactcccatcaggtctagccagcatggccaattaagtccaaaacatctggaaagcatcaGTTTGAGGAAAGCTGTAGGGATCTttcagatgtcctttttattgagcattcatatcTGAGCTCATATTGGGGTGATTATAcgtgatcccactttcaataccctttgcatctgcaaatgttttgcgatggtcacactgcttcatttgcaATAGGCACAGACTCCATAGTTTCCTGCTATGCAGGAAGCCGTGCAACGTTTTCATAACACAAATGTTCATGGGTGTGTGTGCTGCCCACTTTTGTCACCCTACAGAGCAAGAGTGATCTCAATAATTACTGAGTGACATTGGGGAAGTGTTGCAGAACTATTAATAGAGTGGAATGGTATCTGGATGGCCCACTATAAACACCCCCATGCATTATTACTGTGTCGATGACAtgttgtctcaaggcaaatctaaaaatgtagtataaacactgacaactgggaaacactggcctgcaagtgctccagttggagaacagcctttaccaaaggtgccatgggctttgaagacactcgaactcaggacgcaagggagaaacatgctaagaggaaggcatgcttggcaaatccacaccgtgatcaactcctgtctggaaaccaatgtccccactgtggaaggacgtgtggatccagaattggcctccacagtcacttacggacttagtgttaagaccatgtttatggaagacaatcttacttggctacgattGATTGctaaagaagggggggggtgttgataaTTGACAATATTTCTCATTTATGAGACTTTCATGGAAAACTGAAAGCTGATTAGTCAGTttggccatatttcaaaaggagaAAACCCAGATACAaaagtgtgtggtttttttctcccccaaaacgctacactgccgacatgggctgccGTACATTTGGATTTTCCTGAACATTTCTAAAATGATTAGAGTGACCATGTGAAAGCAGTGTTGATTATAACACAAATCTCCTGGCAGTATCAAGGAGATTAATTTAACCAATTAGTTTATTTCATGAAAACTTATACAGCATTTGAAtctaataaaacctcaaagcggtttgcaaagagataaaacaataaaaccaggaAACAATTACAGTCGTGCTTTAAGATATGCAAGAGTTAAAATACtagaacagattaaaattacctcaactttctatttCACAAATGTGGAGGCTCCTGTCTAGCTGAATGCCCTCCTTCAGTTTGAGTGTGTATGAGGGAAAGAACATTCTGAAAGAGATTTGCATGGGACTTGTGATAGAAAAAAGCAaatgcagcatatatatatatatagagagagagagagagagagagagagagagagagagagagagagaaaggtgaaTGCTGCAGCCTGCATAAATTATAACTTGAGACCATCCTTGCAAGCAGGTTCACATAGGTCACTATTTTTTTCCTAGTCTGACATCATATACAGAGCAATTCATTAGTGGACTGAAAGAATTATGAATAGGAAAAAGTCCATTTGTCCCAAAGTCTCTTTTTGGTATTGGTCTTAATTCTTATACATTGGATCGAGAtactaattttaaaaagtaactgaATGGGTATCATGCTGGCATTCAGATTATTTCACTTagggtttttattaaaaaaatgagaaGCCTAAGATTTATggaatttttaatataaaaaaccccTGATCATCTGATTATTATCTTAATGtcttttggtggtggttgttttaaaaatggaaacatgTCTAATTCGCCAGATTCTATATATCAAGCACTTAGTCATCATAGTCCATCTGCTTGCTGCTAAATggactttcccccctctgccTCAAGAGCTTTGGACAGAAGcctctgggtgtcatcagcagcacccgatatgcatttctgcagcatgaagtaccgtatttttcgccctataggacgcactttcccccctccaaaaatgaagaggaaatgtgtgtgcgtcctatggggcgaatgcaggctttcgctgaagcctggagagtgagaggggtcggtgcgcaccgacccctctcgctctccaggcttcaggaagctctgcgcaaccctcgggagaccggctccgagggttgcgcagagctgcctgcagtccccagctcagcgcagctctgcgcggccaccgggagccgggcgcgaagtcccgccccgcatcggatggccgcgcagagctgcctgcagtccccggctctgcgcagctctgcgcggccaccgggagccgggcgtGAAGTCCCGTCccgctcccggtggccgcgcagagctgcctgcagtcccgggatcagcgcacttctccccatagccagccccacaagctcgggggacagcggggaggcagagcgcgccttcccgctgttccccgacctggttcttccagccccgcacctgggggggggggaaataaaattgtttttctttatttcccccccaaaaaactaggtgcatcctatggaccggagcgtcctatggggcgcaaaatacggtaggTGCGAAGAAGCAAAATCCCTCCGGACAGAAGGCAGCCAAAAATGGGGAAATGCTCCCAGCGGTGATATTCATAAGCCATCACTGAGAGTCCCACCAAGTCTGGCAGCACCCATAAAATGGCAGAGAACATTCCCAGCGACTGCATTGCTGCTTTAAGGGCTGTGCTTGTCTTTCCAACACGCTGGGCCAGAGCTGCAAGGGATTGATCATCCAGGCCAAAGTCCAGGAAGCACCAGGAGTGGAACTTTCTAAACAGAAAtatggggagaaggaagggaactAGGCTTCCAAGAGCAACCAGCAAAACAAGCCTTTTGGTCAAAATCTTCTCCTCCacagtggttttctttttctctaaGATAGGCAGGCAGATGCTAGGGAAGCGGAGCAGAAAGACTTGCCTCTTCAGCCGCAAGAGATCGTTCTTCAGCGTTTCCtgcaggagggggaaataaaagcAGTCGGCTTCCCAGTTGGAGACGATGAAGACTTGTGGGTCCCTCACTCCTTCTCTTACCAAGCACTCTTTGCAGTCCTCCTGGATGTGCAAGAGGACCTTCTCCTCATTGTAGTCAGATGGCTGTTGCCTCTTGGCGGCCGACAGGTCCAGGTCTGCTTTGGTGCGCACAAAGTAGAAGCTCTTGCCCATATCTTGGATCTCACGGACCAGGTCAGAATGGGTGGAGCGGAAGCGCTGGGAGCCGACGATGATGAAGAAATCAAAGTGATTCAAATCATCCTTCTTCTCAAATTTGTCCTCCCTAAAAGTTGGCGTTCCCCTTCCAGGGTGGTCCCAAAGGATCACTTGTGGAAGTGTCGGGTGTGGGTAATCCTTGACTTGGACTGTCGTCATCTGTATGCCAGTCGCAGCGGCACGCGGGTCATCGGCACGAAGACCCAGCATGGCATTGATGGAGGAGGACTTCCCGGAGCCGGGCTCTCCTACTACGGCAATGTGGAGCGGAGTGCTGTTGAAAAAGGGCAGTGGTTTTGCCAGCACGTGTGACACAGCGCCTGCCAATTGGCCCTGAGAAATGGCTACCTCGAAGTCTTCCACCATTGTGGATCTCAGTGTGCTGCAGAGAAAGGAAGCAGGAAAATGTTAAGCGACCGGCCTAACTAgaagcattcatttatttaacaagAGTGGCATGCCCTCCACAAAATTTCCAGTGTCgccaatattattatcatttgccAAGCAACAAAGCTTTATAGGTAGAAGGCATGAATCCCATCACATTCCATAATTCAGAAGTGAGTGCAAGGATAAAGTGCCTAAAGGTCGTGGGACATCAGGAGCTGGAGTTGGTGAGCAATAAAACACCctttgtcagtgaagttaactctttactcaaagaaaaccaAACAACGCAGGCCAAGTGAACACAGCAACTCTTTCCAGTATCTCTTGCCCCAAGGAAgctgttgtgaggactgaaggtccccacatCCCccgctctctaaggctccttcTTCCCCAGCAACCtgtatttcttttgtcttgtctctcattgctctgccctcttcattcctcttcatgttctgggagaccaggggggagggaAACTGGTTACACCACAAGGGGGAGATTCCCTGTCTCtactctgcctcttgacccccctccagttctgcctctgattctggactgctctctgccacagactcttcctgctcactaaaccctgttgcctcttcagcttccgacatctcctcctcctcctcccagtctgctctctcttctccctctgaccactcatctccatcccacccccaatcccctggctctgagaccAGGGGGTTCTCTTGCAggttccccaactggtgcctcccaccactcctctgcttccagccagcCCAGGACACAGGAGCAGAGCCCAAGAGCCCTGAATATAGAGGGGGACATGAGGAAGGGGACTCTCAGCATTTTAAGAAACTGCATTTCCtgagttttgatttgtttttattttttttaggttgGGGAGGGAGGCTGTACCCATTACATTGATGATTAAACCTTACATGTTTTTAGAAAGATGCAACAAAGAGTTACCAGCCTTAAGGTGTAGAAGAGGAGGGTCTGGTCAAAAAGAAGAAGGGGTTGGGGCAGTTTTATTTAAGTATGTTTTAAGAGCGCATCTTACCTTTAGATACTGTAATGTAAATTCTGACCCTGATTGCCATTTAAGTCAGAGGTTTTCTACCTTTGTGAGTCCACAGCTCCTTTGACCtcctttctgcggcacccctgtggggctcaggagcccagctatgtcaccccttgcctgcagagctggcagcttctcacCCATTTtcaaatagccccccccccccttgtcaagtcttccctcagcctcctctcccctctccttgggagtcttctggAGCCACTGCTGCTACctgtggtctctgagctgccacccccacccccaagagatgtgcctcctcacactgccccacggagcctgggacttgtctgtccattcccagcagcaagggctggtggtctGGCTGGCCTGGCTCCCTCGCCCACTTgcctgcttactctgaggccccACATGTGGTGGTGGAGACTTCCGGTAATGATGGCGGACAGCACTCTACTAATGTGAGCCGTTGATTTTATCTTCTTATTTTCTCTTACTCCTTTTAAAGACTATTTTAATGAATATTGAGCTCAGATAAATTTAAGCACCTCACGCCACTTTATCCCACGTTTCATATTCCTGACTCTTCTTGGAACTTTAAAACTGCATTGACTATCTTATCACATTGCGAAGAGTTTACAGGAAGATTCATGGGCTGTTCCCACCACAAGGTTGGAGGCACAGACGGAGCATAATTTAGTGTTATGCCAATAACCTTTGGCACACTACTCCTCCTTGAATAGGATCTTTTCAAGGAAAATACTCCCTCGACTTTTTGAAAAACTTAGGGAAGAGAAAAGAGCGAGGCAAAGGGAGAGATGACTCAGAGCAAGGCAAAAGGAGAGATGACTCAGCAATTAGGCAGCCCTGCTGATGCGAGGAGGGGGGTTGGTAAACGCTGTAGAGAATCTGAGGACTCAGAGGAAATGGCATGTTTGCCCCTCACCAAGCAAACCAAAATCAGCAAATTCTTTTATGGAAAAACAAAGGACACTTTTAATATCCCGACCTCGAACAGCTTCTCGCCATTAGCAGAGATAATAGATAAGGAAACTACATCGAAGGAACTATCCGCTAAACAACCTATTAACCCCTTAAACAACACCATCATGAGACCAAAAGGTCCCAAAAAAGTTCCAACTATGCCCATTCAGGCGGCAGACTGCATCGGAGAACAAGCAAACCATCTCTCTGAATTACTACTTGAACACTCTACCACGTTAGACCTAGTGGCTAAAACCGTggactgtatttttaaatatataagagACATCAAAGGCTCCTTAGAGAAGATTATATCCTTTGTATCCCCAAAAGTTAATGTCAGCCCCGTAGACGTTTCACCGGAGGATAGGGCCGAACCAACACCCAAAGTACCTGTTCTATTGCGCTCAACCCCGCAGACTGGCTGCAAATTTGAAAACGAACAAACTATGGACGATTTACACACCATATCTTCCTATAATCTTTCGCTACAAGCCACTAGACTTTGTCTAATTATCCTccccttcaaaggtcaggttgttAACTGGTCGTCTATACATGTCGCAAGAAGGCATCTAGCTGAGCTTCTGGGCGAAAATCCCCTTTCCATCGATCTGAAATCCACTGTCCACATTTACAGCAAGCCACACATGCAGAGGATACTGCTCACCTTTGAATCTAAAAAGCTTCCAACTTATATGATGTCCTTACGAAGTTACCTGATTAATTATGGAATTTTTATTACAAGAGTCTTTATCAATACTAAGATTTGCCCTCTTATTCCCTACTCTCCAGCTAAAaggaaagcaattaaaaatgagGGCATCCCACCTTCTACGAGCTCTACCTCTCCACCCTCAGACTTAATTAGTTGGACAGAGACCCCCGTATCCCTCCTATCAAAGGCTACTCATCTTGAGAACTCGATGGAGCAGGAATTACTTATTTCCTTCTCCCATCTGCCAAAAGTCGAACAAACAGAGATAACGGATAGACTAGATGAGCTGTTACTCTATCTCCGCAACTTTGAAGACCTAGACACATTTGTCATATTGATGTAACATGCTATCAAAACCTCTCCATGTAACCTTTACCCAGATAGGCCTTTAAGAAAGAGATGTGTTTAAGTTTGATGTAGTTTTATTAGATAATGCTAAAATAATTTTGTTAGATAATAGACAATAATGAAAATTACTGTAGAAGTTTAAGTGTAGGTATTTTGGGCATATAGTtttttactttcagaaagttttccatgacctgccctgagatctctgggtatagggccgtatataaattcaattcagAAGAATAATAATACTGAAGTTGCAGATTTTGTGGAATGCAATCTTGCTTTTCTTCGATAATTGAGAAAGCGTAGGAAAAAAACCCTCCTTCAAAGGAGAATTTGGGAATACATACCACTTCCTTGGAGCGTGTTACTCTCTCATTTGGCTTATGTAATATTTTGCTTCCTGCCCAAATCTAGCCTTGCTGATTCAGAAAATTATGATTTAGTTAAGGTTTAGTCAAGGTTTCTTAGCCTTAACAATCTTTCAGATTTGTAATGCTAACATATTATACTGTTTTTATGTTATTAACCTCATTTATCTTATTTTCTGTAGTGCTCAATTAAGTTCTACCAAGTAAAGGAAATGCATTTGCTATGTGCCTGAAGACTCATTCTTGAATACTGAATTTTCTTTGTTGA encodes the following:
- the LOC144328563 gene encoding interferon-inducible GTPase 5-like isoform X1 → MNSYAEKLLLFSENIQDILKNTGVNIDPNIFFNKINKIYEEAFSDGGMKEAAFEVKEELEELENTELHIAITGETGSGKSTLINALRGLKAEDDGAAPVGVTETTLNPNVYVHPNYPKVNLWDLPGIGSPDFSPDSYLQKVDFLRYDFFIIVGSERFRSNLINLAQAIQKMEKKCYFVRSKVDSDLSNMEKSYPNTFNAEEVLEKMRNEFKKQLKKCFRNTIPQVFLISSWDLAKYDFPRLVETLEKDLPSLKRLAFLLSLPNFSPEFTEKKKSELKSQLWKISLMSAGINAFPIPIPIPIPDLPRLYVESFLVKSMVDFYKTFELDDDSLARRARLARKPVEELKAVMKSPQEKEITNDLVIKLITNCEKGLSWPSLVRSLVAAGVSFVITYWMLSSFLDNLADDAERVRKKALEPIALGRAPFSSSFLGVGDNWLIFVLVFITCFVFLCILSLLIQAVMI
- the LOC144328583 gene encoding interferon-inducible GTPase 5-like → MVEDFEVAISQGQLAGAVSHVLAKPLPFFNSTPLHIAVVGEPGSGKSSSINAMLGLRADDPRAAATGIQMTTVQVKDYPHPTLPQVILWDHPGRGTPTFREDKFEKKDDLNHFDFFIIVGSQRFRSTHSDLVREIQDMGKSFYFVRTKADLDLSAAKRQQPSDYNEEKVLLHIQEDCKECLVREGVRDPQVFIVSNWEADCFYFPLLQETLKNDLLRLKRQVFLLRFPSICLPILEKKKTTVEEKILTKRLVLLVALGSLVPFLLPIFLFRKFHSWCFLDFGLDDQSLAALAQRVGKTSTALKAAMQSLGMFSAILWVLPDLVGLSVMAYEYHRWEHFPIFGCLLSGGILLLRTYRRKIRYFMLQKCISGAADDTQRLLSKALEAEGGKSI